Proteins co-encoded in one Melanotaenia boesemani isolate fMelBoe1 chromosome 23, fMelBoe1.pri, whole genome shotgun sequence genomic window:
- the LOC121634675 gene encoding uncharacterized protein LOC121634675 isoform X1, translated as MEQDPIVYWLGDISDELLRPIEMWKQYMMKIIPKARPPTCPTHCTLKYFQQDPPTADDWIKEQPDRVNLTSTAIIIGPQGAAMSIEPNAYLTKEFEVPNSVPHITILINEGYTSKKLGPMMKEAGKLRIWTHKENHIMESQDGRFLKIMTDAQGNTRPEVILLPCDEPTRDPKRLMKEEMLSIVPSELWAKSDTDVGLMKNAQPVSIKLKENTTLPFVPQYPLSDHVLEGTSRTLQKLEELGVVAEEMYPVTNTPIWPIEKPGRKEVRLTNDLRRLNEIVEDIDTDIPNPYILLCNLTPNHKIFTVIDLCSAFHNVRLHPDSQHLFGFKYGHKHFKYLRLPQGLKISPAIFNDLLRKDLEQIKEKINSTILIYCDDILIAAQDRETCHKDSITLLTHLAEGGHRASLAKLQYCQEKVEYLGRRISQGEKAILPSQIEAITKMPKPRTVKEMMTFLGMAAYNSDWIDGFAVIVKPLRDLIREEGVRNLKHPLTWTVAAEQAFEDIKRAMQTAPTLAIADYNMPFLLYVSCRNNHACGVLAQNTGIGKSAQCIAYYTIALSPVEIGLPECYIHLAAVHLMYEKASVVTMGYKVDILTHHKVVSLLEKSNFVLTNQRILEYYRILEYPDVSIKTCRTKNPADLIPLPSEGEEHECEEVTEKHMKLRSDLEAKPLCWPHEKFFVDGSCYRTLQGLASGYAVVRHDPQTNKFEVLEAQKAQQPCSAQKAELKALIRACELAEGKHVTIYTDSAYCHSIVHLFAGMWKNRGFQRSDGSPVQHADEIKQLLGALMKPKTIAIVKCPAHVKSDTIVAKGNDEADRAAKQVAASLQAVIETATFDLEDKITIKDIVLMQQNVLDTQKDWWRQRGAQMDNEQVWRTHDGLIVLPDDLMTLLIREGHSVSHDSKSQVIAKIRNWGFWGYNLHAHVENYIARCEVCIKNNVRKSLKPTPGTFPLRGPFSELVIDFIDLIQRVQGKRYVLVAVCRFTKWVEATPTRRKSAEEVAKFLIREVIPRFGIPDRISSDNGREFVEKVLSLVLQGLQISQRLGSVYHPQSQGQVERINGVLKNKLRKICESTGLTWLDALPIALMHIRGTHNRELRLTPHELLTGRAMPTPLFRTYKGASLDTLNNELREYVKQLIKVQDSLVSHVLSVQENDSRRELEEEPKIKPGDLVYVKVFRRQWNSPRREGPYEVTRATRTAVQVKGKPTWFHLSHCTPTSTTRADDDSQRALPSLWLLVMGLMMYQGGRAQQPEMVPPPEPDPGRDPVQPNQDVLNRPPPPDRTQETGQRHGKATIRAVHTTKIEPRQTTIITSNGKVTLLYDYITSKYGRVALRRGRQTGIQMIPEVEQALYKCVGQMMNIILPDQRYYEQCIFTVAWQTTPDRELKIMDETTKFQLKETEEAIRAAKCDFQNMPPYPIEQSLTVGCIADSCFVILPGGQLLEAETPEGTMRGMIITGTWDESLCQLHIRDRTTQRTADDVEPRRKERTETDVMVNISPEPEEPGIPANTLAVTGYGMVRQLEEIMTDCAVKVWLSIVRDRAEHFMIWHPLVAIIRGKSERGETAWSLALPHTDLTIEMGVTEGKCADVPDTRLTMIVDIACSGHGCAVFGLGQGWIDASTIEQTNYRIRMMVEQQPIGKMQESVLLYSNPIEHIPIYAEDLTVNKNFEDCVVGLTVRLFGHIWKQLLCYMTLSWRVIGRTESQYIELADPTSGWLVQERVQTPTCTIPSGSRGPVRIKVECNDQKCMMMRKPLKWMNKAEADRFWPGPIRGKGYGLAETTQCTDRLPFLSLEPRRPQLVQGDSTHQNWPSGDRTQRDARNNGENTGGVVIRPKRAEPRGAQIQGDGKTNPEQNRATMSWREAIAKAAADVKTWVEGKIVNPWTTETGVIDAPEEFLYDLATRNMWYRWVEYVADSAGATNCYACTTARPERLMLVDPEHNWQECETLEEQWLADTGNEDGLLWCPARCMSILASPEYQSLHTQCGQYVMNLRKGLAGLIPPKEIPLVPVGQFECFQKWDGHLGIGKVRRSLCKSLWYVDEKCTKAHLRPALRVIGLTNVSIYACPFHSQTLPIPDTYWYCGGTRLLATLPEGWIGRCARVQTVADVTIVPVDAEDTPIEGGNTTTPPGRLEGHRRHRRALQEDPRIWFSSIGQPKGIPEQFKVRNEVAVGFEALMPIVSIIKTTEWLNYVFFTLHRFANATDDALSALGEQLSATSIMTLQNRQALDWLLAAQGGVCHVIGTKQCCTFIPDVMSKTGEFTRAMATLKGLKQEMTKATEGQESWGAGLSRFFDNWEVSLLQWFTGIAVSLLVMAFALCCCIPVIRTLVIKAVTKQMALLAPRGTAIQTEHDGGTLVPPRDLKLENSSLSSEDEEEEVSADFKGVC; from the exons ATGGAACAAGATCCAAT AGTTTACTGGCTGGGGGACATCAGTGATGAACTTTTGAGGCCAATAGAGATGTGGAAACAATACATGATGAAAATCATCCCAAAAGCCAGACCACCCACCTGCCCAACCCACTGCACACTTAAATACTTTCAACAAGATCCTCCCACAGCGGATGACTGGATCAAAGAACAACCAGACAGGGTTAACCTAACATCAACAGCCATCATCATCGGACCGCAAGGAGCAGCAATGAGTATCGAACCCAACGCCTACCTAACAAAGGAATTTGAGGTTCCAAACAGCGTCCCCCACATCACAATACTCATAAATGAAGGGTACACTTCTAAAAAGTTGGGGCCAATGATGAAAGAAGCCGGAAAACTACGGATATGGACACACAAGGAAAACCATATCATGGAGAGCCAAGATGGAAGGTTCCTGAAAATAATGACGGACGCTCAAGGAAAtacaagaccagaagtaatccTGCTACCATGCGATGAACCTACAAGGGACCCAAAACGACTGATGAAGGAAGAAATGCTGTCAATCGTTCCATCCGAACTGTGGGCGAAAAGTGACACAGATGTCGGACTGATGAAAAATGCACAACCAGTCTCAatcaaactgaaagaaaacaccACCCTTCCATTTGTGCCACAATACCCGCTGTCAGATCATGTGCTAGAGGGAACCAGCAGAACTCTACAGAAACTGGAGGAACTAGGAGTGGTGGCAGAAGAGATGTATCCAGTAACGAACACCCCAATCTGGCCGATTGAGAAACCAGGAAGGAAGGAAGTCAGACTGACAAACGACCTGAGGAGACTGAACGAAATTGTTGAAGATATAGACACAGACATTCCAAATCCCTACATCCTGTTATGTAACTTGACACCAAATCACAAGATCTTCACGGTAATTGACCTATGCTCGGCATTTCACAATGTAAGGCTTCATCCCGACAGCCAACACCTGTTCGGATTTAAATACGGACACAAACACTTCAAATATCTCAGGCTGCCTCAGGGTCTTAAAATATCACCAGCCATTTTTAACGACCTTCTGAGAAAAGACCTGGAACAGATCAAAGAAAAGATCAACAGCACAATCTTGATCTACTGCGATGACATTTTGATTGCTGCACAGGACAGAGAAACATGCCACAAGGACTCAATCACGCTTTTAACCCACCTAGCCGAAGGGGGACATAGAGCATCGCTGGCGAAACTACAGTACTGCCAAGAAAAAGTTGAATACTTAGGCAGGCGGATTTCACAGGGAGAAAAAGCCATACTCCCTTCACAGATTGAGGCAATCACCAAAATGCCAAAGCCAAGAACGGTTAAAGAAATGATGACGTTTCTAGGAATGGCAGCGTACAATTCAGACTGGATCGACGGATTTGCAGTCATTGTTAAGCCATTAAGAGACCTCATAAGAGAAGAAGGGGTCCGCAACCTCAAACATCCACTCACATGGACCGTGGCCGCGGAACAAGCTTTTGAGGACATTAAGAGAGCCATGCAGACAGCACCAACATTGGCGATAGCAGATTATAACATGCCGTTTTTGCTATACGTCTCGTGCAGAAACAACCATGCATGCGGAGTTCTAGCACAAAACACCGGGATAGGAAAAAGTGCACAATGCATAGCATACTACACAATCGCTCTGTCACCGGTAGAAATAGGACTTCCAGAATGCTACATACACCTAGCAGCCGTTCATCTAATGTACGAAAAAGCATCTGTTGTTACCATGGGCTACAAGGTGGATATCTTAACACACCACAAGGTGGTGAGTTTGCTGGAAAAAAGCAACTTCGTTCTCACAAATCAGCGCATTTTGGAGTACTACCGGATTTTGGAGTACCCCGACGTGTCGATCAAAACATGCAGAACCAAAAACCCGGCGGACCTCATCCCTCTACCAAGTGAGGGAGAGGAACACGAGTGTGAAGAAGTGACCgaaaaacacatgaaactgAGATCAGACTTAGAAGCTAAACCACTATGCTGGCCACATGAAAAATTTTTCGTGGATGGCTCATGCTACAGAACATTACAGGGCTTGGCATCAGGATATGCTGTGGTCCGACACGaccctcaaacaaacaaattcGAAGTGCTGGAAGCGCAAAAAGCTCAACAACCGTGTTCCGCGCAAAAAGCCGAACTTAAAGCGCTAATCCGAGCATGTGAACTAGCCGAGGGTAAACACGTAACGATTTACACGGACTCCGCGTATTGCCACTCCATTGTACATTTGTTCGCAGGAATGTGGAAGAACCGCGGCTTCCAGAGATCCGACGGATCACCGGTCCAACACGCCGACGAAATTAAACAGCTACTGGGGGCACTTATGAAACCAAAAACTATTGCAATAGTTAAATGCCCAGCTCACGTTAAAAGTGACACAATCGTCGCAAAAGGAAACGACGAAGCCGATCGAGCGGCCAAACAAGTAGCTGCAAGCTTGCAAGCTGTAATTGAAACAGCGACTTTTGACTTGGAAGACAAAATTACCATAAAAGACATTGTACTGATGCAACAGAACGTACTGGACACACAAAAAGACTGGTGGAGACAGAGGGGAGCACAGATGGACAATGAACAGGTATGGCGGACTCATGACGGACTCATTGTGCTCCCAGACGACCTTATGACTTTGTTGATAAGGGAAGGTCATTCAGTAAGCCACGACTCCAAGTCTCAGGTAATAGCGAAGATTCGCAACTGGGGTTTCTGGGGGTATAACCTGCATGCCCATGTAGAGAACTACATCGCACGGTGTGAGGTTTGTATAAAGAATAATGTCCGAAAGTCCCTGAAACCAACCCCAGGAACTTTCCCTTTGAGAGGCCCCTTTTCAGAACTGGTGATCGATTTCATCGACCTGATACAAAGAGTCCAAGGAAAAAGGTACGTTTTGGTGGCCGTGTGCAGATTTACGAAGTGGGTGGAGGCAACTCCGACCCGCCGTAAATCTGCCGAAGAGGTCGCAAAATTTCTGATCAGAGAAGTCATCCCCCGTTTTGGAATTCCAGATCGGATTTCATCCGATAACGGCAGGGAGTTTGTTGAAAAAGTCCTAAGCCTTGTCTTACAGGGTTTACAGATTTCACAACGACTGGGCAGCGTCTACCACCCCCAGTCACAAGGACAGGTCGAAAGGATCAACGGAGTCTTGAAAAACAAACTCCGGAAAATATGTGAAAGCACGGGGTTGACATGGCTCGACGCTTTGCCAATAGCTTTGATGCATATCAGAGGTACGCATAATCGCGAGCTAAGATTAACGCCACACGAGCTACTAACTGGACGAGCGATGCCAACCCCGCTGTTTCGAACATATAAAGGAGCCTCTCTGGACACACTGAACAATGAACTAAGGGAGTATGTGAAACAATTGATTAAAGTGCAGGATAGTTTGGTGTCACATGTTCTCTCTGTGCAGGAAAACGATTCTAGAAGGGAGTTGGAGGAGGAGCCAAAGATCAAACCAGGAGATCTCGTGTACGTGAAGGTGTTCCGCAGACAGTGGAACAGCCCGAGGCGAGAGGGGCCGTACGAAGTCACACGAGCCACCAGAACCGCAGTTCAGGTCAAAGGGAAACCGACCTGGTTTCACCTGTCCCACTGCACGCCAACATCCACGACACGAGCAGATGATGACAGCCAAAGGGCGCTCCCGAGTCTCTGGCTCCTGGTCATGGGTCTCATGATGTATCAGGGGGGCCGGGCACAGCAACCAGAGATGGTCCCGCCGCCCGAACCAGATCCCGGACGGGATCCGGTCCAACCTAACCAGGACGTGCTGAACAGACCACCTCCCCCCGACAGGACACAGGAAACCGGACAGAGACACGGCAAGGCTACAATAAGAGCAGTTCACACGACAAAGATAGAACCACGACAGACCACTATCATAACAAGCAACGGAAAGGTGACATTGTTATATGACTACATAACCTCAAAATACGGACGTGTGGCACTTAGACGGGGCCGGCAGACTGGGATTCAAATGATCCCGGAAGTAGAACAAGCACTGTATAAATGTGTTGGGCAGATGATGAATATAATATTACCAGACCAAAGATATTATGAACAATGTATATTTACAGTAGCATGGCAGACCACACCAGATCGGGAACTGAAGATTATGGATGAGACGACGAAGTTCCAGTTGAAGGAGACAGAGGAAGCGATAAGAGCAGCCAAATGCGACTTCCAAAATATGCCACCCTATCCAATCGAACAAAGTCTGACGGTAGGGTGTATCGCAGATTCATGTTTTGTAATACTTCCAGGAGGACAACTGCTGGAAGCAGAGACGCCAGAAGGGACAATGAGAGGAATGATAATAACGGGGACATGGGATGAGTCACTCTGCCAACTCCACATAAGAGACAGGACGACTCAACGAACAGCCGACGACGTAGAGCcaagaaggaaggaaagaacgGAGACAGACGTCATGGTAAACATTTCCCCGGAGCCGGAAGAGCCGGGGATACCAGCAAACACGCTCGCTGTAACAGGGTATGGAATGGTGAGACAATTGGAGGAAATTATGACTGACTGTGCTGTTAAGGTTTGGTTGTCAATAGTCCGGGACAGAGCGGAGCACTTCATGATCTGGCATCCCCTGGTGGCAATAATAAGAGGTAAGAGTGAGCGTGGGGAAACGGCATGGTCATTGGCCCTCCCACACACGGACCTCACCATAGAGATGGGGGTCACCGAGGGTAAGTGTGCAGACGTACCAGACACAAGACTCACAATGATTGTAGATATAGCCTGTAGTGGACACGGCTGTGCAGTATTTGGACTGGGACAAGGATGGATAGACGCCTCAACCATAGAACAGACTAATTACCGCATCAGAATGATGGTCGAACAACAACCAATAGGGAAAATGCAAGAAAGTGTTCTATTATACAGTAATCCCATAGAACACATACCCATATATGCTGAGGACTTAACAGTGAATAAGAACTTTGAGGACTGTGTTGTAGGCCTAACTGTAAGACTTTTTGGCCACATATGGAAACAACTGCTCTGTTACATGACATTGTCGTGGAGGGTGATCGGGCGGACTGAATCACAATACATTGAACTGGCTGACCCGACATCAGGGTGGCTAGTTCAAGAACGGGTCCAAACGCCAACCTGTACAATACCATCAGGCTCCCGTGGACCAGTGAGGATTAAAGTGGAATGCAATGACCAAAAATGTATGATGATGAGGAAACCATTGAAATGGATGAATAAAGCTGAAGCGGACAGATTTTGGCCAGGCCCGATAAGAGGAAAGGGCTATGGACTTGCTGAAACCACACAATGTACTGATAGGTTGCCATTTCTGTCCCTAGAGCCGAGGAGACCGCAACTCGTCCAGGGCGACAGCACGCACCAGAACTGGCCGAGCGGCGACCGGACGCAGAGAGATGCACGGAATAATGGGGAAAACACAGGTGGTGTGGTAATACGACCAAAACGTGCAGAACCACGGGGCGCACAGATACAGGGAGACGGTAAGACCAATCCAGAACAGAATCGGGCTACGATGTCATGGCGTGAGGCCATAGCCAAGGCGGCGGCCGACGTTAAAACATGGGTCGAAGGTAAGATTGTCAACCCATGGACGACGGAGACAGGCGTGATAGATGCACCGGAGGAATTCCTATATGATTTAGCTACACGAAATATGTGGTACCGCTGGGTAGAATATGTAGCAGACTCAGCGGGCGCGACGAACTGTTATGCATGTACTACAGCCAGACCAGAGAGGTTAATGCTTGTAGACCCGGAGCATAATTGGCAGGAATGCGAGACCTTAGAGGAACAATGGCTCGCCGACACGGGAAATGAGGATGGCCTCCTTTGGTGCCCCGCCCGATGCATGTCAATCTTGGCATCACCAGAATATCAGTCACTGCATACTCAATGTGGCCAATATGTTATGAATCTAAGAAAAGGACTAGCGGGTCTGATACCCCCTAAAGAAATCCCATTAGTACCCGTTGGTCAATTCGAATGTTTCCAAAAATGGGACGGTCACCTGGGCATAGGAAAGGTAAGACGGTCTCTGTGCAAATCACTGTGGTATGTTGATGAAAAATGTACTAAGGCCCATTTAAGACCAGCTTTAAGGGTAATAGGCTTAACAAATGTCTCCATCTATGCATGCCCCTTTCATAGCCAGACACTACCGATTCCAGACACCTACTGGTACTGCGGGGGAACTCGACTGCTCGCCACTCTTCCGGAAGGCTGGATCGGGAGGTGCGCGCGGGTACAGACGGTGGCGGACGTCACGATTGTTCCGGTAGACGCAGAGGACACACCGATAGAGGGGGGTAATACAACCACACCACCTGGTAGGTTAGAGGGACATAGGCGACACAGGAGAGCCCTTCAGGAAGACCCGAGAATATGGTTCTCGTCAATTGGTCAACCTAAGGGTATTCCAGAACAGTTTAAGGTGCGTAATGAAGTTGCGGTAGGATTCGAAGCGCTGATGCCGATCGTTAGCATAATTAAGACGACGGAATGGCTTAATTACGTGTTTTTCACGCTGCATAGGTTCGCTAACGCGACGGATGATGCGTTATCGGCTCTGGGTGAACAGTTATCGGCAACCAGTATAATGACATTGCAAAATAGACAGGCCTTGGACTGGCTCCTAGCAGCCCAAGGGGGAGTATGCCATGTTATTGGCACAAAGCAATGTTGCACGTTTATTCCTGATGTGATGTCCAAAACAGGAGAGTTCACACGGGCCATGGCCACACTCAAAGGACTGAAACAGGAAATGACAAAGGCTACGGAAGGACAGGAGAGTTGGGGAGCTGGACTGAGCCGCTTCTTCGACAATTGGGAAGTATCACTCTTACAATGGTTCACTGGAATAGCTGTGTCTCTGTTGGTTATGGCCTTTGCCTTATGCTGCTGTATTCCAGTGATCCGGACCTTGGTGATTAAAGCAGTGACCAAGCAGATGGCGCTGCTAGCTCCGAGGGGGACTGCCATACAGACGGAGCATGACGGCGGCACCTTGGTGCCACCAAGAGACCTTAAGCTGGAGAACAGCAGCCTCAGTtcggaggatgaggaggaggaggtctcAGCAGACTTCAAGGGGGTTTGCTGA